The Bradyrhizobium sp. WSM471 genome includes the window TTAACGTCACCTGAGGCCCGACGCAGCTAAGCGAGTTCGTCACGTCAAGGCAGGTAGATCAGGGCACCTTCGGAGCGCCGGCCCAGCAATAGAACGCCCGAGATCAAGAGGCCGAGGCCGGCCGGCAGATATTAGAACGAGCCACCCATGGCTATCAGCCACGCGCCTCCGATCGCGATGATGATGCCGCAGATGAGCATGATTGCGCCGAGCAGCGGCGCCGCCCGGCGCGAGAGCAATGACCGGACGTTCGTCATTCGCCACCTCGATGGATTGAATGCGGTTCAACCGATCTTTTCGGCGAACCTTCCTGTGGCCGACATAACCTGCCGCACATCCGCGTGAGGCCGGCAATCGCGCGGAACGGAAGCCGGCTCGACCGATTGACCGGGCTCCTCTCACATTAACGGAGTGTTCCATGGAGCTTCAGGGTAAGACGATCGCGATCTTGGCCACGCACGGCTTTGAACAATCGGAACTGGAAGTGCCGCGCGACCGCTTGAAACAGGCAGGCGCGACGGTCCATGTGGTCTCGCTTGCACCCGGCGAGATCAAGGGCTGGGACATGAAGGATTGGGGTCGGCCCGTGAAGGTCGACAAGACGCTCGATCAGGTATCGAGCAGCGACTACGATGCGATCGTTCTGCCGGGTGGGCAGATTAATCCTGACCTCCTACGGGTCGAGCCGAAAGCTTTGAGCTTCGTCAAGGACATCTTCAACGCGAAGAAGGTCGTTGCGGCAGTCTGCCATGCGCCTTGGCTCCTGATTGAGACAGGCATCGCCAGGGGCCGCAAGATGACCTCATACAAATCGATCAAGACCGATGTCATCAATGCCGGCGCGGCATGGGAAGACTCGCAGGTGGTTGCTGACCAGGGCGTCATCACCTCGCGCAACCCCGGCGATCTCGAAGCCTTCAGCGCCAAAATCATCGAAGAAGTGAAGGAAGGCCGGCACCTTCAACGCAGCGCAGCGTGAAGTCAGCGACTCCCGGACGGAAAAGCCCCGCGTTGTTCGCGGGGCTTTTGTCCGACATGTCGGCGTAGATTACTTGGTGTTGCTCATGCCGCCTTTGTTGTTCGTCATGGTGCCGCCCTGGTCGGAGCCGGGACCGGAGCCGCCCTGACCGGAGGGATCAGGCCCCTTGGAGGACTTGGTGTTGGCGCCCGTAGTCTGCGACGATGACATCGAGGATCCGTGTTTTGCCTTGTGCGACTTGGCCTGCACGGCGAACGGCGCGGCGGCGAGGCCGGTTGCCAACATCACCGCAAGCGCGAGCTTGGTGGTCTTCATGCGCGGGAACTCCCTGAGTTGAATTGACGCAGGCAGCCAACCGTCATTCGTCGCGGGAGGTCCGAACAAGGGAGTTCCGGCAAATCACCAATACTTCAAGGTTGCTGGTCGTTCTCTGCGAGGATGAATACGACGCCGGTGAGTGTCGCGCCGATCGCGAACGTCGTCACCAATGTGAGGGCAAAAACGACTACGGCCTGCCTTCCGCCGTGACTCAGCAAATTGGCGACGCCTGGATTGGACAGCACCAGCAAGAGGCTGAAAGCGAGCCCGAGGGCTGCGCCCATCATGGCGTGCGTCATCAGCTTGATGAGCCCGCTCGGAGAGATCAGGTCCGACTTTTTCGCGCGCATGGAACTTTATTCCGATGTCGCAAGCAACGCCTGCGATACGCGCCGGTTCCATCCGCATGAAGGAATCGTTATCGCCCGCTTCATCCGACGTTCATGCCAAGCCTGCAAGAATGACCACGCAACACGGGAACATTCGATATGGGTAAGGTGGTCTTTCTCTATCGCTCTCTGGCTTATCGTAACGCCGCGGCGGACATCCTCCGCAAGGCGCGCAAGCTGCCCCGCGGCGCGGAGCGAAGCGCGGCGCGGCGCTATGCCAAGGCGCTGCGTGATCTCGCCCAAACGGAAGCCTGGCTCGAGGGACGGGTCGCGCGCGAACCGCAAACGATCGAGCGCAGGAAGAGTGCGGCCTCCGGTTAACCGGACGCGCGCTGCAATTCGGCGGAGCCGGCGGCTTCGAAGTTGCCGGGCGCGGTTGTCGCGGCACTCTTGCCGACCAACGGCACCTCGAGCCGGCACAACAGGCCCTCGGCGCGCCAATCGAATCGCGCCTGCCCGCCGAGCTGGGACTCGACGCTCGCAAGCAGGCTCCGCGTACCAAAGCCGCGGGATTTCGGCGTCTTGACAAGCGGGCCGCCGGATTCCTCCC containing:
- a CDS encoding type 1 glutamine amidotransferase domain-containing protein; the encoded protein is MELQGKTIAILATHGFEQSELEVPRDRLKQAGATVHVVSLAPGEIKGWDMKDWGRPVKVDKTLDQVSSSDYDAIVLPGGQINPDLLRVEPKALSFVKDIFNAKKVVAAVCHAPWLLIETGIARGRKMTSYKSIKTDVINAGAAWEDSQVVADQGVITSRNPGDLEAFSAKIIEEVKEGRHLQRSAA